A segment of the Ignavibacteriota bacterium genome:
TGGCTGAATAAATGACAGTTACTGCACGATAAAAGACAGGATGTCAGTCGATTTCTTTCATGGTTTACGGACTGTTCAAAACAAACAAAAAATGAAAGTTCGTTCGTGGCACACCGGTTGCAGTTAAGGGTGCGTTAATAGTTTTAGAAAACTACGGTAAAAGTACACCGTCACCCTGAACTTGTTTCAGGGTCTATGCGCACCTGTGTAGATGCTGAAATAAATTCGGCATGACGCTCCCTATAGTTTTCATATTTTTTTATCAACAAGGAGAGAACAAACAATGTCAAACAAAATTATTGGAATTGATTTAGGCACGACCAACTCGGTTGTTGCCGTGATGGAAGGGAAAGACCCGGTCGTGATTGCGAACTCAGAAGGCGCACGAACGACTCCGTCTGTCGTCGGCTTTGCGAAAAGCGGAGAGCGGTTAGTCGGTCAGGCGGCGAAACGTCAGGCGGTGACTAACTCACAGAACACCGTTTTTTCGATTAAGCGATTTATGGGTCGCTTCCACAACGAAGTAACGGAAGAGATGAAACTTGTGCCGTACAATGTTACGCAGGGCGAGAACAACACCGCGCGTGTGAAGATTGGCGACCGTGTCTATTCACCGCCGGAAATCAGCGCGATGATCTTACAGAAGATGAAACAAACGGCTGAAGATTATCTCGGCACGAAAATTTCAGAGGCGGTAATTACCGTCCCCGCGTACTTCAACGATGCGCAACGTCAGGCAACGAAAGAAGCCGGAGAAATTGCCGGACTCAACGTTCGCCGAATCATCAACGAGCCGACTGCTGCCGCGCTCGCGTACGGCATGGACAAAAAACATAAAGATAGTAAAGTCGCTGTGTTCGATCTTGGCGGCGGTACGTTCGATATTTCCATTCTCGAACTCGGTGATGGTGTGTTTGAAGTGAAATCCACCAACGGCGACACGCACCTTGGTGGCGATAACTTCGACCAACGCGTGCTTGAGTTTATTGCTGATGAATTCAAAAAGCAGGAAGGAATTGATTTACGGAAAGACCCGATGGCGCTCCAGCGTTTGCGTGAAGCGGCTGAGAAAGCAAAAATGGAACTTTCGCAAATGCAACAGACGGAAATCAATCTCCCGTTTATTACGGCAACAGCCGAAGGACCAAAGCACCTGAACCTGAATATTACCCGCGCAAAGTTTGAGCAGTTGGTGGAAGATTTGATTCAACGTTGTGTCCCTCCTGTTCAGAAAGCGATGCAGGATTCGGGCTTACGTGCTGACCAGATTGATGAAGTAATTCTCGTCGGCGGAATGACCCGCGTTCCCCGCGTGCAACAACTTGTGAAGGAAATTTTCGGAAAAGAAGGACATAAAGGCGTCAACCCGGATGAAGTCGTTGCAATCGGCGCGGCAATTCAGGGGGGCGTGCTTGCGGGCGAAGTCACCGATGTTCTTCTGCTTGATGTAACTCCGTTGACGCTCGGCATTGAAACGCTCGGCAACATCATGACTCCGATGATTCAGGCAAACACTACCATTCCCACACGCAAGAGCGAAATCTTTTCGACTGCGGCTGATAGTCAGCCATCGGTAGAGATACATATTTTGCAGGGCGAGCGACAGATGGCGTACGATAACCGGACGCTCGGCAAGTTCCATCTCGATGGAATTCCACCGGCACCGCGCGGCGTTCCTCAAATCGAAGTCACATTTGATATTGATGCGAACGGAATGTTGCACGTCATGGCAAAAGACAAAGCCACGAACAAAGAGCAGAGCATTCGCATCACTTCATCGAGCGGCTTGAGCAAAGAAGAAGTTGATAAGATGAAGCGCGATGCAGAAGCGCATGCGGCGGAAGACAAAAAGAAACGCGAAGAAGTCGAAACGAAGAACATGGCGGACAGCAAAATCTTCCAGACACGCAAGCAGTTGAAAGAACTCGGTGACAAACTCGACTCGGCAACACGAGGTAAGTTAGAAACTGCAACCGATGAACTCGAAAACGCATTGAAGAGCGGGAACATCAACGACATCAAAGCGAAGATGGAAGCGCACGATACCGTGTGGAACGAAGTCTCAGCTGAGTTATACAAACACGCAACCGCCGCGCAACAGCAACAAGCAGGACAACAACCGCCTCCACCTCCTCACGGTTCACCAACCGGCGAAGCGCCAAGCGATGAGAAGAAGGTTGAGGATGCTTCGTTTGAGGTTGTGGATGAGAAGAAGTAGGACAGACATTCCTGTCTGTCATGGGCAAGGGTGAAAGGGTGTAGAGAGCATAGGGGGAATATTCTCCCCTGCTCGCTACTCCTCCGCTCCCTTTCTTTTGTAGATAGTGATAAAGTAAATGAATAAAACAAGCCGCTTTGCATTGGTACTCTCTCCTACTTGTGTGGGGCGGCTTTTTGATTCACCACAGATGTCACGGATGCTAACACAGATATTCACAGATATAACAACAATCAGTGTTATTCAGTGTCTGTTTCAGTGTTTTTCAGTGGTGAATTTGAACAACAGAAAACCGGAAACAGAAAACTAACAAATGAACTTCAACAAATTCACAATCAAATCTCAGGAAGCCGTACAGAACGCGCAGGAGATTGCACAGAGTTACGGCAATCAGGCAATCGAGCCGGAACATGTGCTTGCCGCGCTTGTGCAGGATACCGAAGGATTGGTCGTTCCGATTCTTCGGAAACTCGGAGCGAATGTTGATTACATCAAGATTAAAATTGCAGAGGCGTTGGAGAAGTTACCGAAAGTAACAGGTTCCGGAGTCGGCAATCAATATCTTGGTCAATCGCTGAATGAATTGTTTGAGGCGGCGCTGAAGGAAACACAATCGCTGAAGGATGAATACGTCAGCACCGAACATTTATTGTTGGCGTTGGTTTCGGCAAAGAGCGCAGCAGGAAAACTGTTGCGTGACCAAGGTATCACGAAGGAAACGATTTACAAAGCATTGAAAGAAGTTCGCGGCACACAGCGCGTCACTGACCAAACACCGGAAGAAAAATATCAATCGCTCGAACGATTCGGACGAGACCTGAACGAACTTGCACGGCGCGGAAAACTTGACCCGGTCATCGGTCGTGATGAGGAAATACGTCGTGTGTTGCAAGTGCTATCACGTCGGACGAAAAATAACCCGGTTCTCATCGGAG
Coding sequences within it:
- the dnaK gene encoding molecular chaperone DnaK — protein: MSNKIIGIDLGTTNSVVAVMEGKDPVVIANSEGARTTPSVVGFAKSGERLVGQAAKRQAVTNSQNTVFSIKRFMGRFHNEVTEEMKLVPYNVTQGENNTARVKIGDRVYSPPEISAMILQKMKQTAEDYLGTKISEAVITVPAYFNDAQRQATKEAGEIAGLNVRRIINEPTAAALAYGMDKKHKDSKVAVFDLGGGTFDISILELGDGVFEVKSTNGDTHLGGDNFDQRVLEFIADEFKKQEGIDLRKDPMALQRLREAAEKAKMELSQMQQTEINLPFITATAEGPKHLNLNITRAKFEQLVEDLIQRCVPPVQKAMQDSGLRADQIDEVILVGGMTRVPRVQQLVKEIFGKEGHKGVNPDEVVAIGAAIQGGVLAGEVTDVLLLDVTPLTLGIETLGNIMTPMIQANTTIPTRKSEIFSTAADSQPSVEIHILQGERQMAYDNRTLGKFHLDGIPPAPRGVPQIEVTFDIDANGMLHVMAKDKATNKEQSIRITSSSGLSKEEVDKMKRDAEAHAAEDKKKREEVETKNMADSKIFQTRKQLKELGDKLDSATRGKLETATDELENALKSGNINDIKAKMEAHDTVWNEVSAELYKHATAAQQQQAGQQPPPPPHGSPTGEAPSDEKKVEDASFEVVDEKK